In Sphingobacterium sp. PCS056, the following proteins share a genomic window:
- a CDS encoding SusC/RagA family TonB-linked outer membrane protein, which produces MKRLFCFLFLVPMLQKTHARSWDMWRMQQDTSEISEVDQQLLRGRLKSLLQKKSVKDSLNFKQVETLPLVSISEVLKGQVSGLYVQESSGEPGSIKNMVIRGLGSPLFETKDAINVQPAVYINGVPIARENNFTYSIQQYQFNRIGPATDNFAGIDLSAIESIQVIKDPIELAKLGPLAANGAIWILTKPGKEGKREINFDAYVGMATKPTVTTVNAQYENLFRSSFYSKYASTFDRLAYPGYLSDSTNVNYYGPANWNEEYYKTTPIYGGNLGIRGGGDRANFAFMGGYVKNASSADKTNFERYNALFNVNMAPFKWFNFGTTINASRSLRDRNKSLRDRFGEASYVPDLSVPISPNKAMYTEYLSMYDKALDNNSVNMLNLLVNLDLYLLPNLKFNSSLGVDYSEGARQAFFPSSLMETNNYMSSYFGFNQRLVFNNSVNYNLTVQEKHKFNFTLGSAYTQDLYRYSYARAYDGPNDFIKVNVVDGNSNNAGYLKPVGGLYVNRWSNREDFRLHSLYLSGEYSWNNKLDVNAVLRYDGSSTMQPDSRWIATPAFAAKYHFIPEANDGLWNHFDVKASWARIGKPIFTSKYAIGPNYTADLNWGSEKSLVSYNGFAVASRPYSEGWVGYDINWPYTDHAELTFDGSLLNKRLDFALSLYQKKDVNQLINTPIPAEYGYSGQIINGMAVQNRGIDLNLGAQVLQDPASLQWKSSLTLSFNQNKLTALPEGREELVVGDRLLKVGHAIDQFWLYENEGIYNEESEIPVQNGQKLQFDGVNFAVGDPRWKDQNGDFQVNDEDRVMKGNAMPKIVGAFQNQFNYKGFDLNFQWYFALGHKAMNQRASNKYDFINTENTNSLEGIREVFHWQQDVDISKYPIYNPWSSIVAYRVDQDLFLENASFLKLRALSVGYDLAHLNSIKDKVKTIRRAYVYVSGTNLLTISKFSGKDPELVDFNGYYTGYGLPLSPMISMGIKLEL; this is translated from the coding sequence ATGAAAAGACTTTTTTGTTTTTTATTTCTTGTCCCGATGTTGCAAAAAACACATGCCCGTTCTTGGGATATGTGGCGGATGCAGCAAGACACTTCTGAAATAAGCGAAGTGGATCAACAGCTTTTGCGAGGGAGGTTAAAATCCTTGTTGCAAAAGAAATCGGTCAAGGATAGCCTCAATTTCAAGCAGGTGGAGACCTTACCTTTGGTAAGTATTTCCGAAGTATTGAAAGGTCAAGTTTCTGGACTTTATGTTCAAGAGTCCAGTGGAGAACCGGGTTCTATCAAGAACATGGTTATCCGAGGACTAGGAAGCCCGCTCTTTGAAACTAAAGATGCTATTAACGTACAGCCTGCAGTGTACATCAATGGTGTTCCTATCGCTCGAGAGAACAACTTTACGTATTCTATTCAACAATATCAATTTAATCGGATAGGTCCAGCAACAGATAATTTTGCTGGTATAGATTTATCTGCTATTGAATCGATTCAAGTGATTAAAGACCCCATTGAATTAGCAAAATTAGGACCTCTTGCTGCTAATGGAGCAATTTGGATTTTAACTAAACCAGGTAAAGAAGGCAAGCGTGAAATTAATTTTGATGCCTATGTAGGGATGGCAACAAAACCAACTGTAACAACTGTGAATGCGCAATATGAAAATCTATTTAGGTCTTCATTCTATAGCAAATATGCTTCTACATTTGATCGATTAGCTTATCCAGGTTATTTAAGTGACTCGACAAATGTAAATTATTACGGTCCCGCAAATTGGAATGAAGAGTATTATAAGACAACTCCCATTTACGGCGGAAACTTGGGGATCCGTGGTGGTGGAGATCGCGCCAATTTTGCCTTTATGGGCGGATACGTTAAAAATGCCAGTTCTGCAGATAAAACAAATTTTGAGCGTTATAATGCGTTGTTCAACGTCAATATGGCACCGTTTAAGTGGTTTAATTTTGGAACCACCATTAATGCCAGCCGTAGTCTAAGAGATCGTAATAAAAGCTTAAGAGACCGTTTCGGAGAAGCCTCATATGTTCCAGATTTATCTGTCCCTATTTCTCCCAATAAAGCGATGTACACTGAGTACTTATCTATGTATGACAAAGCCCTAGATAATAATTCTGTAAACATGCTTAACCTCTTGGTCAATTTGGACCTGTATCTACTTCCTAATTTGAAATTTAATTCCAGCTTAGGTGTCGATTATTCCGAGGGGGCTCGACAAGCATTTTTTCCAAGTTCCTTGATGGAAACGAATAATTATATGTCAAGTTATTTTGGATTTAATCAACGTTTGGTTTTTAATAATTCTGTCAATTATAATCTCACCGTTCAAGAAAAGCATAAATTCAATTTCACTTTAGGGTCTGCATATACGCAAGATTTATACCGTTACAGTTATGCACGTGCATACGATGGTCCTAATGATTTCATCAAAGTCAATGTTGTTGATGGAAATTCTAATAATGCTGGTTATTTAAAACCAGTGGGTGGTTTATATGTCAATCGCTGGTCAAATCGCGAAGACTTTAGATTACATTCTTTGTATCTTTCAGGAGAATACAGCTGGAATAATAAGTTAGATGTAAATGCTGTTTTACGTTACGATGGCTCTTCCACCATGCAGCCTGATTCGAGATGGATCGCAACTCCTGCGTTTGCAGCAAAATATCACTTTATTCCAGAAGCCAATGACGGACTATGGAATCATTTTGATGTAAAAGCATCATGGGCTAGAATCGGAAAACCTATTTTTACGAGTAAATATGCCATTGGTCCAAATTATACTGCAGATCTAAATTGGGGTTCTGAGAAATCACTTGTTTCCTACAATGGTTTTGCCGTAGCTTCACGCCCTTATTCCGAAGGATGGGTAGGTTACGATATCAATTGGCCCTATACCGATCATGCCGAGTTGACTTTTGATGGATCATTACTTAATAAACGCTTAGATTTTGCATTATCGCTTTATCAAAAGAAGGATGTCAATCAGTTGATCAATACACCAATACCAGCAGAATATGGATATAGCGGTCAGATTATTAATGGTATGGCTGTTCAAAATAGAGGAATTGATTTAAACCTAGGCGCACAAGTACTCCAAGATCCAGCATCACTGCAGTGGAAAAGTTCATTAACATTAAGCTTTAATCAAAATAAATTGACGGCATTACCTGAAGGTCGTGAGGAATTGGTTGTTGGTGATCGCTTATTAAAAGTTGGTCACGCGATTGATCAATTTTGGTTGTATGAAAATGAAGGTATCTATAACGAAGAATCAGAAATTCCAGTACAGAATGGTCAAAAGCTACAATTTGATGGTGTAAATTTTGCTGTTGGCGATCCACGTTGGAAAGATCAAAATGGTGATTTTCAAGTAAACGATGAAGATCGTGTCATGAAAGGCAATGCGATGCCAAAAATTGTTGGAGCATTTCAGAATCAATTTAATTATAAAGGATTTGACCTTAATTTCCAGTGGTATTTTGCTTTAGGACATAAAGCAATGAATCAACGAGCATCAAATAAATATGATTTCATCAATACAGAAAATACCAATTCTTTAGAAGGTATTCGCGAAGTATTCCATTGGCAACAAGATGTTGATATCAGTAAATATCCTATTTATAATCCATGGAGTTCGATCGTAGCCTACCGCGTTGATCAAGATCTATTTTTAGAAAACGCATCCTTCCTAAAGCTGAGAGCACTCAGTGTAGGTTATGATCTTGCGCACCTTAACTCCATTAAAGATAAGGTCAAGACGATACGCAGAGCCTATGTTTATGTATCCGGAACCAACCTATTGACCATTTCCAAATTTTCTGGAAAAGATCCTGAATTGGTGGACTTCAATGGCTACTATACGGGATATGGTCTGCCATTGTCTCCCATGATTTCTATGGGAATCAAATTGGAACTATAA
- the argC gene encoding N-acetyl-gamma-glutamyl-phosphate reductase yields the protein MIKVGIVGSAGYTGGELLRILIYHPEVEIVFANSASNAGNKIYEVHNDLFGDTELTFSSDFHSNIDVLFLCVGHGDAKKFLDANPVDASVKIIDLSQDFRLKANTSYQGQQFVYGLPELNREVIKSAQYVANPGCFATNIQLALLPLAYKGLLPEQIHINATTGSTGAGQKPGPTTHFSWRNNNLSAYKSFEHQHVQEISESLAQLQDGFLPQSDQTLLERAAAKINFVPQRGDFTRGIFSVIYVDSDLSEEQAYELYETYYEGHSFTHVSRENIDLKQVVNTNKSIIHLEKHGNKLLILNATDNLLKGASGQAVQNMNLMFGLNERMGLNLKSVGF from the coding sequence ATGATAAAAGTAGGAATAGTAGGATCAGCGGGGTATACAGGAGGTGAGTTATTACGGATATTGATATACCATCCAGAAGTTGAAATTGTATTTGCAAATAGCGCTTCCAATGCAGGAAATAAAATTTATGAAGTGCACAATGACCTATTTGGCGATACCGAATTAACTTTTTCTTCAGATTTTCATTCCAATATTGACGTGTTATTTTTGTGTGTAGGTCATGGCGACGCAAAGAAATTTTTAGACGCAAATCCAGTAGATGCATCGGTAAAAATTATTGATTTATCTCAGGATTTTCGCTTAAAAGCGAATACTTCTTATCAAGGTCAACAATTTGTTTATGGATTGCCAGAATTAAATAGAGAAGTGATCAAATCGGCACAATATGTTGCCAATCCAGGCTGCTTTGCCACCAATATTCAATTAGCGCTTCTACCATTGGCATACAAAGGATTATTACCAGAGCAGATCCATATCAATGCAACAACAGGTTCGACAGGAGCGGGTCAGAAACCTGGACCAACTACACACTTCTCATGGAGAAATAATAATCTATCAGCCTATAAATCATTTGAACACCAACATGTACAGGAAATATCAGAATCTTTAGCACAGTTGCAAGATGGATTCCTTCCTCAGTCCGATCAAACATTATTAGAGCGTGCGGCAGCGAAAATCAACTTTGTCCCACAACGAGGTGATTTTACAAGAGGAATATTTTCAGTGATATATGTCGATTCAGACTTATCGGAAGAACAGGCTTATGAGTTGTATGAGACTTATTATGAAGGACATTCATTCACACATGTGAGCCGAGAAAATATCGATCTGAAACAAGTTGTCAATACAAATAAAAGTATTATTCATTTAGAAAAACACGGCAACAAATTGTTAATCTTAAATGCAACTGATAATTTGTTAAAAGGAGCATCAGGCCAAGCGGTACAAAATATGAACTTAATGTTTGGTTTAAACGAAAGAATGGGCTTAAATTTAAAAAGTGTAGGATTCTAA
- the argG gene encoding argininosuccinate synthase, which produces MKKVVLAFSGGLDTSFCCIYLTQDLGLEVHSVVVNTGGFSEEELKQIEARAYALGVKSHTAIDETQDYYRETIKYLIFGNVLKNATYPLSVSAERVCQATAIANYAKKIGAECVAHGSTGAGNDQVRFDMIFHTLIPGVEIITPIRDLQLSREDEIEYLNKHGVEYSAEKAKYSINKGLWGTSVGGAETLTSNQYLPESAWPTPVTATEPQQITIDFVKGEPTALNGKTLDAVSVIQELQALAQPYGIGRDIHVGDTIIGIKGRVGFEAAASVVLIKAHHALEKHTLTKWQLSWKDQIAGFYGNYMHEGQMHDPVMRDIEAFLTSTQEAVTGKVIVELHPYRFIVIGIESEHDLMSNKFGTYGEMNAGYTGDDVKGFSKIFGNQTIIWHKVNGK; this is translated from the coding sequence ATGAAAAAAGTAGTTTTAGCATTTAGTGGCGGGTTAGATACATCATTTTGCTGTATTTATTTGACACAAGATTTAGGTTTAGAAGTTCACTCAGTAGTAGTTAACACAGGTGGTTTCTCAGAGGAGGAATTAAAACAAATTGAAGCGAGAGCTTATGCTTTAGGTGTAAAATCGCACACAGCTATTGATGAAACGCAAGACTATTACCGCGAAACTATTAAATATTTAATTTTTGGTAATGTATTGAAAAACGCAACTTATCCATTATCCGTTTCAGCAGAACGTGTTTGTCAGGCCACAGCTATTGCCAATTATGCAAAGAAAATTGGAGCCGAATGCGTAGCACACGGTTCTACAGGAGCAGGTAACGATCAAGTACGTTTTGATATGATCTTCCATACATTAATTCCAGGAGTCGAGATCATAACACCGATACGTGACTTACAATTATCACGTGAAGATGAAATCGAATATTTGAATAAACATGGAGTTGAATATTCTGCTGAAAAAGCCAAATATTCCATTAACAAAGGTCTTTGGGGAACTTCAGTAGGAGGGGCAGAAACATTGACTTCTAATCAATATTTACCAGAGTCTGCTTGGCCAACACCTGTTACCGCGACAGAACCTCAACAGATCACTATTGATTTTGTAAAAGGTGAACCAACAGCCTTGAACGGCAAAACATTAGATGCCGTAAGTGTTATTCAAGAATTGCAAGCATTGGCTCAGCCTTATGGTATCGGCCGTGATATCCATGTAGGAGATACCATTATTGGTATCAAAGGTCGTGTAGGATTTGAGGCTGCTGCATCAGTAGTATTGATCAAAGCACATCATGCTTTAGAAAAGCATACCTTGACAAAATGGCAACTATCTTGGAAAGACCAGATTGCAGGATTCTATGGCAATTATATGCACGAAGGACAGATGCATGATCCCGTTATGCGTGATATCGAAGCATTCCTAACATCAACACAAGAAGCAGTTACAGGAAAAGTAATTGTCGAGTTGCATCCATATCGTTTTATTGTGATCGGTATTGAATCGGAACATGATTTGATGTCTAATAAATTTGGAACATATGGAGAGATGAATGCTGGATATACTGGAGATGATGTAAAAGGATTCTCTAAAATATTTGGTAATCAAACCATTATTTGGCATAAAGTCAACGGAAAATAA
- a CDS encoding GNAT family N-acetyltransferase translates to MTISEFLIIPAKPEHVAYAEQICNEMFESAKARGTGIARRKPEYVANKMVEGKAVIALHKDGRWAGFVYIETWGHGDYVANSGLIVNPEFRKVGLAKAIKKRVFELSREKYPHAKIFGLTTGLAVMKINSELGYEPVTYSELTQDEEFWKGCQSCVNYDILLSKDRKNCMCTAMLWDPVDKERELKEKIQRKAEAKERLERITQKQSLLKRIEAKLWKSAKKFVAVNFHKSKKVVKEF, encoded by the coding sequence ATGACTATTTCAGAATTTTTAATTATTCCAGCAAAGCCTGAGCATGTTGCATATGCTGAGCAGATTTGCAATGAAATGTTCGAGTCTGCAAAAGCTCGGGGGACTGGTATTGCTCGTCGCAAACCAGAGTATGTTGCCAATAAAATGGTTGAAGGTAAAGCTGTTATTGCTTTACATAAAGATGGTCGATGGGCGGGGTTTGTCTATATCGAGACCTGGGGACATGGCGACTATGTTGCCAATTCCGGATTAATTGTCAATCCCGAATTTCGAAAAGTAGGTTTGGCAAAAGCGATTAAAAAAAGAGTTTTCGAATTATCTAGAGAAAAATATCCACATGCTAAGATATTCGGTTTAACAACAGGTCTGGCGGTGATGAAAATCAATTCAGAACTTGGTTACGAGCCGGTGACCTATTCCGAATTGACACAAGATGAGGAGTTTTGGAAAGGCTGCCAAAGCTGCGTAAATTACGATATTTTATTGAGTAAGGACCGTAAGAACTGCATGTGTACAGCGATGCTTTGGGATCCTGTTGATAAAGAACGTGAGTTGAAAGAAAAAATTCAGCGAAAGGCAGAAGCAAAAGAAAGATTAGAGCGTATTACGCAAAAACAATCCCTATTGAAGCGGATAGAAGCAAAATTATGGAAATCAGCAAAAAAGTTCGTTGCGGTCAATTTCCATAAGAGTAAAAAAGTAGTTAAGGAGTTTTAA
- a CDS encoding S9 family peptidase: protein MIILNSIIGAVSAEQSEAKESKKESLSPPIASVKPHIRDIHHDQTVDEYYWMNDFFKKGPDAELVIDYLKKENDYTDALLKPTARLQEQLFQEMKARIQEKDESVPYLKNGYYYYTRTEEGKQYFKFCRKKDQSGAREEILLDIDAMAEGYAYYSATGFSISPDNSLMSFGVDTVSRREYTIYIKNLITGEIYQDELHRTSGSSIWAKDNKTLFYTSKNPVTLLSEKIKRHTLGSQTDDDVTVYTEIDNTNYIGVSKSKNGEYIFIQSEGTLSSEVLYLKSDHPNGDFQVFQPRIKDVLYQVTALEDRFLIVTNDDAINFKVMQCPLEKTSKAQWTTFIPHREDVLVTDVDEFKNYLVISERKDGLSHIAVHHLTSKEQHYLDFGEVAYTVYPSTNVEYHTDKLRYGYTSLVTPSSTYEYHLETKEKILLKQQEVVGGYDVSAYTTERLYAISKDGVRIPISLVYKNSTKKDGSAPLLLYAYGSYGYAMDPTFSSARLSLLDRGFIYAIAHIRGGEEMGRKWYEEGKMMNKINTFTDFIACGHYLIDQKLTSIGHLYAQGGSAGGLLMGAVANMEPQLWNGIIAQVPFVDVVNTMLDEGIPLTTNEYDEWGNPNDKEAYQYMKSYSPYENIEEKEYPNMLVTTGLHDSQVQYFEPAKWVAKLRKMKTDNHVLLLKTDMEYGHGGASGRFDYLKDIALNYAFLFALEHIEK from the coding sequence ATGATTATTTTAAATAGCATTATAGGAGCAGTTTCAGCAGAACAGTCCGAAGCAAAAGAATCAAAAAAAGAGTCGTTATCCCCCCCTATAGCGTCGGTCAAACCGCACATAAGAGATATTCATCATGATCAGACAGTCGATGAATATTATTGGATGAATGATTTTTTTAAGAAAGGACCAGATGCAGAATTGGTCATTGACTATTTAAAAAAAGAGAATGATTATACAGATGCATTGCTAAAACCTACTGCAAGATTGCAAGAGCAGCTGTTTCAGGAGATGAAAGCGCGCATTCAGGAAAAAGATGAATCAGTTCCATATCTTAAAAATGGATATTATTATTATACTCGTACAGAAGAAGGTAAGCAATATTTTAAGTTTTGTAGAAAAAAAGATCAGTCTGGTGCCAGAGAAGAGATTCTGCTGGATATAGATGCCATGGCAGAGGGTTATGCGTATTATTCTGCTACTGGATTCTCGATAAGCCCTGACAACAGTCTGATGTCTTTTGGTGTCGATACTGTATCACGAAGAGAGTATACCATATACATTAAAAATCTAATTACAGGGGAGATCTATCAAGATGAACTACATAGAACATCGGGGAGTTCCATCTGGGCAAAGGATAATAAAACGCTATTTTATACCTCAAAAAATCCGGTGACACTCTTAAGTGAAAAAATTAAGAGGCATACATTGGGAAGCCAGACAGATGATGACGTCACTGTATACACTGAAATAGATAATACCAATTACATCGGTGTCAGCAAATCCAAGAATGGTGAATATATATTTATTCAATCAGAAGGAACACTTTCATCAGAGGTTTTATACCTAAAGTCTGATCATCCAAATGGAGATTTTCAAGTATTTCAACCCCGCATAAAAGATGTACTCTATCAAGTTACGGCTTTAGAAGACCGTTTTCTGATCGTGACAAATGATGATGCCATAAATTTTAAAGTTATGCAATGCCCACTCGAAAAAACAAGTAAAGCACAGTGGACAACATTTATTCCTCACCGCGAAGACGTACTGGTAACTGATGTCGATGAATTCAAAAACTATTTGGTCATTTCCGAACGAAAAGATGGGTTATCTCATATTGCTGTACATCATTTGACAAGCAAAGAGCAGCATTATCTTGATTTTGGAGAAGTTGCCTACACTGTCTACCCAAGTACCAATGTTGAATATCATACCGATAAATTGCGTTACGGCTATACTTCATTGGTAACACCCTCCTCGACCTATGAATATCATCTAGAAACTAAGGAAAAAATCTTATTGAAGCAACAAGAAGTAGTTGGAGGTTATGATGTAAGTGCGTATACAACAGAACGCCTATATGCAATATCAAAAGATGGTGTACGTATTCCTATTTCACTTGTCTATAAAAATAGCACCAAGAAAGATGGTTCAGCACCGTTACTATTATATGCGTATGGTTCTTATGGATATGCCATGGACCCAACATTCAGCAGCGCTAGATTAAGCCTATTAGATCGTGGTTTTATCTATGCCATCGCTCACATCCGCGGAGGAGAGGAAATGGGACGGAAATGGTATGAGGAAGGAAAAATGATGAATAAGATCAATACATTTACCGATTTTATTGCCTGTGGTCATTATTTGATTGATCAAAAATTGACCAGCATAGGGCACCTTTATGCCCAAGGAGGAAGTGCCGGAGGACTTTTGATGGGAGCTGTGGCCAATATGGAACCCCAACTTTGGAATGGCATCATTGCACAAGTTCCTTTTGTGGATGTAGTCAACACTATGCTCGATGAAGGTATCCCCCTGACGACTAATGAATACGATGAATGGGGAAATCCAAATGATAAAGAAGCTTATCAATATATGAAGAGCTATTCTCCCTATGAAAATATAGAAGAAAAAGAATATCCCAACATGCTAGTCACTACTGGGTTACACGATAGTCAAGTGCAATACTTTGAACCAGCAAAATGGGTAGCAAAGTTGAGAAAGATGAAAACCGATAATCATGTATTATTGCTGAAAACAGATATGGAATATGGTCATGGGGGAGCATCAGGACGATTTGATTATCTCAAGGATATTGCGCTTAACTATGCATTTTTGTTTGCCTTGGAGCATATTGAAAAATAA
- a CDS encoding S8 family serine peptidase: protein MNLRRLLYVFAIGLIPVLGYTQDNKSVPENWFNLDYEKDGVLGISTEKTYGSLLKGKKSTPVIVAVLDGGVDVNHEDLKNVVWINVKDSLSNGIDNDNNGFINDRYGWNFIGNAKGENVQFDNLELTRLIRKNAPKYRGVTAATILTDQEKRAYNAYLKMVETYNEKLDDAKYGAMNYVALKENIDNLVKGINKDKSQITTADLDSLNPAGNRQKIAIRIAKEEIEKAGGFAKFYQDLKEGADYFGNQIAYHLNKDYDSRSIVGDNYDDTSEYHYGNPDVTGPDALHGTHVAGIIAADRTNSIGIKGVADNVKILSVRLVPDGDERDKDVANGIRYAVDNGAKVINMSFGKSYIYNKKTVDQAVQYAMSKDVLLVHAAGNDSENNDLSPNYPNKFFTDSLGAITGVADAWITVGATGPRKDEELLASFSNYGKTSVDVFAPGLYINSTAPHSEYKEEQGTSMAAPVVAGLAAMLRSYYPQLTALETKEIIMNSVTKLEDTVRIKLEDGSFKTVNLSDISLSGGIVNAYTAVEKANEYITKKKK from the coding sequence ATGAATTTAAGAAGATTACTTTATGTATTTGCTATAGGACTAATACCAGTTTTGGGATATACTCAAGATAATAAAAGCGTGCCTGAAAATTGGTTTAATTTAGATTATGAGAAAGATGGTGTTCTAGGCATCAGTACAGAGAAGACTTATGGAAGCCTTTTAAAAGGCAAAAAATCAACACCGGTTATTGTTGCGGTGCTGGATGGAGGGGTCGATGTCAATCATGAAGATCTGAAAAATGTGGTGTGGATCAATGTTAAGGATAGCTTATCTAATGGAATTGATAACGACAACAATGGATTTATCAATGATCGATATGGGTGGAATTTTATTGGTAATGCAAAAGGTGAAAATGTACAGTTTGATAATTTAGAGCTAACCAGATTAATTCGTAAGAATGCGCCGAAATATAGGGGGGTAACTGCCGCTACCATATTAACTGACCAGGAGAAACGAGCTTACAATGCCTACCTGAAAATGGTCGAAACCTATAATGAAAAATTAGATGATGCAAAGTATGGCGCGATGAACTATGTCGCGCTTAAAGAGAATATAGATAATCTGGTAAAAGGTATCAACAAAGATAAATCACAAATCACCACAGCAGATCTGGACAGCCTTAATCCTGCTGGCAATCGTCAAAAAATAGCAATTCGAATTGCTAAAGAAGAGATCGAAAAAGCTGGGGGATTTGCTAAATTTTATCAGGATTTAAAGGAGGGGGCTGATTATTTTGGTAATCAAATTGCTTATCACTTGAACAAAGATTATGATTCTCGTTCTATTGTTGGCGACAACTATGATGATACTAGTGAATATCACTATGGCAATCCAGATGTAACTGGACCCGATGCACTACACGGTACTCATGTTGCTGGTATCATTGCTGCCGATCGTACAAATAGTATTGGTATTAAAGGCGTGGCCGATAATGTCAAGATTTTATCCGTACGTCTTGTTCCTGATGGTGATGAACGTGATAAGGATGTTGCTAATGGTATTCGTTATGCGGTGGATAACGGTGCAAAAGTAATTAATATGAGTTTTGGCAAGAGCTATATATATAATAAAAAAACAGTTGATCAGGCTGTACAATACGCAATGTCAAAAGATGTTTTGCTCGTGCATGCTGCTGGTAATGATAGTGAGAATAATGATTTATCACCTAACTATCCCAATAAGTTTTTCACGGATAGTCTTGGCGCAATAACTGGAGTTGCTGATGCTTGGATCACCGTCGGTGCAACTGGTCCTCGTAAAGATGAGGAACTTCTAGCTAGTTTTTCTAATTACGGCAAGACGTCGGTGGATGTGTTTGCTCCTGGGCTATACATCAATTCGACTGCACCGCACTCGGAGTATAAAGAGGAACAAGGTACAAGTATGGCCGCTCCCGTTGTAGCGGGACTAGCTGCCATGCTGCGATCTTACTATCCACAATTAACGGCTTTGGAAACTAAAGAAATTATCATGAATTCTGTTACAAAACTAGAAGATACCGTACGTATTAAATTGGAAGATGGATCTTTTAAGACCGTAAATTTATCTGATATATCCCTTTCTGGTGGTATTGTAAACGCATATACGGCAGTGGAAAAAGCAAATGAATATATCACAAAAAAGAAAAAATAA
- the nth gene encoding endonuclease III, with the protein MLKKDRYKAFVEYFSKNSPDAQTELNYSNPYELLVAVILSAQCTDKRINLVTPKLFQQFPNAEALANSSVDEVFTYIRSVSYPNNKAKHLVGMAKMLVDVFDSVVPEKIEDLIKLPGVGRKTANVISSVVYNKPAMAVDTHVFRVSNRLGLTSRATTPLAVEKQLVKYLPEHTIAIAHHWLILHGRYICLARKPQCDKCAITYMCKYFEKTHQVKEIKESVN; encoded by the coding sequence ATGTTGAAAAAAGATAGATATAAAGCTTTTGTAGAATACTTTTCTAAAAATAGTCCAGATGCGCAAACAGAATTGAACTATAGTAATCCGTATGAATTATTAGTTGCTGTTATCTTATCTGCACAATGCACCGATAAACGAATCAATCTGGTAACTCCTAAACTTTTTCAACAGTTTCCTAATGCTGAAGCTTTGGCCAATAGCAGTGTGGATGAAGTATTTACTTATATCCGTTCGGTCAGTTACCCTAATAATAAAGCGAAACATTTAGTTGGTATGGCTAAAATGCTGGTCGATGTATTTGACTCAGTAGTTCCAGAAAAAATTGAGGACCTGATCAAACTGCCTGGTGTAGGTAGGAAAACAGCAAACGTAATCTCATCAGTGGTGTATAACAAGCCTGCTATGGCTGTCGACACACACGTGTTTCGTGTGAGTAATAGACTTGGATTAACGAGCCGTGCCACCACACCTCTTGCAGTAGAAAAGCAATTAGTCAAATATTTACCCGAACATACTATTGCAATCGCGCACCATTGGTTAATATTACATGGACGATACATTTGCTTGGCTCGAAAACCACAATGTGATAAATGTGCCATTACTTATATGTGTAAATACTTTGAAAAGACGCATCAAGTAAAAGAAATCAAGGAAAGCGTCAATTAA